The Chryseobacterium sp. 7 genome includes a region encoding these proteins:
- a CDS encoding response regulator transcription factor, translated as MKTKILLAEDDPDFGMILKQYLELEDFEVSWFQNPEDVVPLLQTDFHFQIGILDVMMPNIDGFSLAKMIIKERKDFPLLFLTAKNQKIDRLTGLKIGADDYIAKPSDPEELVLRIKNILKRTLPAVPETQIKIGEFSLDTAKLLLSHPNGNNRLTIREQELLLYLLKHNHTIITRDNILDNLWETNDYFTGRSLDVFISRLRKYFNSDPQIKIQSLRGIGFEVDFPTN; from the coding sequence ATGAAAACTAAAATCCTTCTGGCAGAAGATGATCCGGATTTCGGAATGATTCTTAAGCAGTATCTTGAATTGGAAGATTTTGAAGTCAGCTGGTTTCAGAATCCGGAAGATGTTGTACCATTGCTTCAGACTGATTTTCATTTTCAGATAGGAATTCTGGATGTGATGATGCCCAATATAGATGGTTTTTCACTGGCGAAAATGATCATTAAGGAAAGAAAGGATTTCCCATTGTTATTTTTAACAGCCAAAAATCAAAAAATAGACCGCCTCACCGGACTGAAAATAGGTGCAGACGATTATATTGCCAAACCCAGCGATCCTGAAGAACTTGTTTTACGAATTAAAAATATTCTGAAGAGAACGCTTCCTGCCGTTCCGGAAACTCAAATAAAAATCGGAGAGTTTTCACTGGACACGGCCAAACTTCTGTTGTCGCATCCTAACGGAAACAACCGGCTGACCATCCGGGAACAGGAACTGTTGCTGTATCTTCTGAAGCATAATCACACAATCATTACGAGGGATAATATTCTGGACAATCTTTGGGAAACCAATGATTATTTTACCGGAAGAAGTCTGGATGTGTTTATCAGCAGGCTCCGTAAGTATTTCAACAGTGATCCTCAAATAAAAATCCAATCCCTGAGAGGAATTGGATTTGAAGTCGATTTTCCAACCAACTGA
- a CDS encoding sensor histidine kinase — protein sequence MIAKSKILISVFAALFLLLLGIQVYFMYKTYQVKERDIYRSVNDGLTNYTDNLEDIQEAKERNDDSLQEIIIRYHNKEISKKDFIHYFIENRKSARQRLIHYIDSRYQKDGYEISARIRYLSIVHLPDSAKVITEPIVIFETPDVIKNPRIASNGSWETSTTKRDDTEKGQVEKKNTFLVKTQTDFEIKNIKSIVFRELTLLIICCVILLSGVLLLYIFTIRNLIRQQKQVEVLHTIVDNISHEFKTPIATLKIASKALKKEWNPETLPLIDRQISRLESLMFQLHKDEMPDEMTAVQPQDWNFFIHDLSVTYPNIAFNLENTVSQKLPFDKNLMETVMKNLCENSVKYGASVVTINLQNSSQQLDIEVSDNGQGMESKELNTIFEKFYRIQNNNIHNSKGLGLGLYFVKKIITNYGGKIEVSSQLNAGSTFNISIPYEN from the coding sequence ATGATAGCCAAGAGTAAAATTCTGATTTCGGTTTTTGCCGCTCTGTTCCTACTTTTACTGGGAATTCAGGTGTATTTTATGTACAAAACCTATCAGGTAAAAGAAAGGGACATCTACAGATCCGTGAATGACGGGCTTACCAACTACACTGATAATCTGGAAGACATTCAGGAGGCCAAAGAAAGGAATGATGACTCTCTTCAGGAAATCATTATACGGTATCATAATAAAGAGATCAGCAAAAAGGATTTTATTCATTATTTCATAGAAAACAGAAAATCTGCCAGACAAAGGCTTATTCATTATATTGACAGCCGTTATCAGAAAGATGGTTATGAAATTTCGGCAAGAATACGATATCTTTCTATTGTTCATCTTCCGGACAGTGCAAAAGTAATCACTGAACCCATTGTCATTTTCGAGACACCAGATGTCATTAAAAATCCCCGCATTGCCAGCAATGGAAGCTGGGAAACCTCAACCACCAAAAGAGATGATACTGAGAAGGGGCAAGTTGAAAAAAAGAATACTTTTCTTGTAAAAACCCAGACCGATTTTGAGATTAAAAATATAAAAAGTATTGTCTTCAGAGAGCTTACTTTGTTGATTATTTGCTGTGTGATTCTTCTTTCGGGAGTTCTTCTGCTTTATATTTTCACGATTAGGAATCTGATCCGTCAGCAGAAACAGGTGGAAGTTCTCCACACTATTGTGGATAACATTTCCCACGAGTTTAAAACTCCTATTGCCACATTAAAAATAGCTTCCAAAGCATTAAAAAAAGAATGGAATCCGGAAACACTTCCTTTGATTGACAGACAGATTTCCCGGCTTGAAAGTCTGATGTTTCAGCTTCATAAGGATGAAATGCCGGATGAAATGACTGCTGTGCAGCCTCAAGACTGGAATTTTTTCATTCATGATCTTTCAGTCACTTATCCAAATATTGCTTTTAACCTTGAAAATACAGTTTCACAAAAGCTTCCTTTTGATAAAAACCTGATGGAAACAGTCATGAAAAACCTCTGTGAAAACAGTGTGAAATATGGAGCATCTGTTGTTACCATAAATCTTCAAAACAGTTCCCAACAATTGGATATCGAAGTTTCTGACAACGGTCAGGGCATGGAATCCAAAGAACTCAATACCATTTTTGAAAAATTCTACAGAATACAGAATAACAATATCCACAACAGTAAAGGGCTTGGGCTTGGGCTTTATTTTGTGAAAAAGATCATTACAAATTATGGCGGGAAAATAGAGGTTTCCAGCCAGCTCAATGCAGGCAGTACTTTTAACATATCAATTCCTTATGAAAACTAA
- a CDS encoding outer membrane beta-barrel family protein, whose amino-acid sequence MYKILFLLCFPVFIFAQKQKYGGTVMNKENQKLSSIKLEVYNAQNEFIKEIKTDDNGKFVLEDIAEQNLKLVIKNQGYSLFEKKLNLNESEPLNIILKKEVQEIEAVVMTKRKPLVKRKVDRLEFNVENSNISSLNAWEILKNTPSVTVNNSVLSVKGSTGILVTINDKKVMLTGDELKNLLENTQGDEVKSVEVITNPPAKYEASGSAVLNIVLKKNKIEGYRGILSSKYVQTQYAKGVFGLSQYYKKDKLSFMGSYYRGLGTYYREGTDYVNYPESQTRWVSTMNRKDKNNNQNTLNFNVEYELDSLTNLSLNYSGFFSPKSFGIYNVPTLIYNQQDIAESNYTTINDHRSRSINNSVSFQIDRKLNKKSNLSWVNYFTGNNSNKYQNVITYLNFAGQPPKEDNFLTQNKADVQLYSTQFDYQWKGDKLELESGTKYSFVKTNSTLDFSDNENGILQYRPEKSSIFDYKEHNFALYSSLAYNIGKWNFKGGLRAEMTNLEGIVSEPYELNKSNYWKFFPTFYAQYTTENKQEFGFSYGKRISRPSYSWLNPAKSYYNLFSYYQGDPKLKATITHNLNLTYSWKDWNLDLYYRKEIYPSMEISYQEPSTNSLIYYFTNIEKGEAFGLSLYKNFQVKPWWNVILSENLEHNENYFKGTDGMLYKNQVWNWVSNISTSFTLDKNSDWKMEMGHRYYSPGIQGTFRISSLWSAYFVMNRKFLNKKLEASLVFSDIFRSTGQKVSTKYANQDNYFLDYTDTQGVSFSLKFNFGNQAVKNAKTIKKTAEQDRL is encoded by the coding sequence ATGTATAAAATTCTTTTTCTTTTGTGTTTTCCCGTCTTCATTTTTGCCCAGAAACAAAAATACGGAGGAACAGTGATGAACAAAGAAAATCAAAAACTTTCATCCATAAAGCTGGAAGTGTATAATGCTCAGAATGAATTCATCAAAGAAATAAAAACAGATGATAACGGAAAATTTGTGCTGGAAGATATTGCAGAGCAAAATTTAAAGCTGGTTATTAAAAATCAGGGATATTCTTTATTTGAGAAAAAATTGAATTTGAATGAATCTGAACCTCTCAATATCATTCTTAAAAAAGAAGTTCAGGAAATAGAAGCAGTGGTAATGACCAAACGTAAACCTTTGGTGAAAAGAAAAGTTGACCGCCTGGAATTTAATGTTGAAAACAGTAATATTTCATCACTCAATGCCTGGGAGATCCTAAAGAATACACCAAGTGTCACTGTAAATAATAGTGTATTGAGTGTAAAGGGAAGCACCGGAATTCTGGTGACGATTAATGATAAAAAAGTAATGCTGACAGGAGATGAGCTTAAAAATCTTCTTGAAAATACGCAAGGAGATGAGGTGAAATCAGTAGAAGTGATTACCAATCCGCCTGCAAAATATGAAGCCTCAGGAAGCGCAGTGCTGAATATCGTTCTGAAAAAGAATAAAATTGAAGGCTACCGCGGAATTCTCTCTTCAAAATATGTACAGACACAATATGCGAAAGGCGTTTTCGGTCTTTCCCAATATTATAAAAAAGATAAACTTTCCTTTATGGGAAGCTATTATAGAGGGCTCGGAACGTACTACCGGGAAGGTACAGACTATGTAAACTATCCGGAAAGCCAAACCCGATGGGTAAGTACAATGAACAGGAAGGATAAAAACAATAACCAAAATACCCTGAATTTTAATGTGGAATATGAGCTGGACAGCTTGACCAACTTAAGCCTCAACTATTCAGGGTTTTTCTCTCCAAAATCCTTCGGAATTTACAATGTTCCTACGCTGATCTATAATCAACAAGATATTGCAGAATCCAATTATACTACCATCAATGATCACCGTTCGCGTTCTATCAACAACTCTGTGAGCTTTCAGATAGACCGTAAGCTTAATAAGAAAAGCAACCTTTCCTGGGTTAATTACTTTACAGGAAATAATTCCAATAAATATCAGAATGTGATTACCTATCTGAATTTTGCTGGCCAGCCTCCAAAAGAAGATAATTTCCTTACTCAGAATAAAGCTGATGTTCAATTATATTCTACCCAATTCGATTATCAGTGGAAAGGGGATAAACTGGAACTGGAATCCGGAACGAAGTATAGTTTTGTAAAAACAAACAGTACACTTGATTTCTCAGACAATGAGAACGGAATATTACAATACCGGCCGGAAAAAAGCAGTATTTTTGATTATAAAGAACACAATTTTGCCTTGTATTCTTCATTAGCCTACAATATCGGGAAATGGAATTTCAAAGGAGGTCTCCGTGCAGAAATGACAAATCTTGAAGGAATAGTTTCCGAACCTTATGAATTGAATAAAAGTAATTACTGGAAATTTTTCCCGACTTTCTATGCACAGTATACCACAGAAAATAAGCAGGAATTCGGCTTTTCCTACGGGAAAAGGATCAGCAGGCCGTCTTATTCATGGCTGAACCCTGCTAAATCTTATTATAACCTGTTTTCCTATTACCAGGGAGATCCGAAATTAAAAGCAACCATTACCCACAATCTTAATCTTACCTATTCCTGGAAAGACTGGAATCTGGATTTGTATTACAGAAAAGAAATTTATCCTTCCATGGAAATCTCCTATCAGGAACCAAGTACCAATAGCTTGATCTATTATTTTACCAATATTGAAAAAGGAGAAGCTTTCGGATTAAGCTTATACAAAAACTTTCAGGTCAAGCCTTGGTGGAATGTGATCTTATCTGAAAATCTTGAGCATAATGAAAATTATTTCAAAGGAACAGACGGAATGCTGTATAAAAATCAGGTCTGGAACTGGGTTTCCAATATTTCCACAAGCTTTACTCTTGATAAAAACAGCGACTGGAAAATGGAAATGGGCCACCGTTACTATTCTCCGGGAATACAGGGAACATTCAGGATTTCTTCTCTCTGGTCAGCCTATTTTGTAATGAACAGGAAATTCTTAAATAAAAAGCTGGAAGCCAGTCTTGTTTTCAGCGATATTTTCAGATCTACTGGTCAGAAAGTGAGTACGAAATATGCGAATCAGGATAATTATTTCCTTGATTACACAGATACGCAGGGAGTTTCATTTTCATTGAAATTCAATTTCGGAAATCAGGCTGTGAAAAACGCAAAAACCATTAAAAAAACTGCGGAACAGGATAGACTCTAG
- a CDS encoding M1 family metallopeptidase: MKKFFSGMLMVVSLLQLSAQELYMPRNIKKAYEKGTRDSSGAPGKNYWQNKGVYNVDVKVDAGTKIVSGKETIVYNNNSPDNLDELAIRFVNNLHKPQSARSGFVSKDFLSSGLKIKSFIVNGEKYEINSDDWSTVEKVKLKTALKSKSKAEVKIEWEYPLSVQSGREGQIDPETFYVAYSFPRISVYDDYNGWDMLQHSDRQEFYNDFNDYSFAISAPKNYVVWATGDFLNPEAVLQPEYLKRYKASLKSDKVMHIATEQEMKSGKVTLQNKWNVWKFKASHITDFCFAMSNHYVWDAASVQLKTKRASVQAGYKNGAKDFEHYVDWMRYNLDWFSKNWPGVEYPYNVMTAIQGYADMEYPMMINDTSIPDDLKDARLTADHEIAHTYFPFYMGINETRYAFMDEGWATTLEYLIGIDENGEAAAKEFYKNFRVKRWINDPSTEQDQPVITMSTQVSGAGYGNNSYVKASLSYLALKDYLGDELFKKALHHYMDNWNGKHPVPWDYFNSMNAGSEKNLNWFFQNWFYTNNYIDLKVTGASQMNDMLTVNVANVGGFAIPFDAILAYEDGTTEKLHFSPSIWEKDQKLTDLVIPIKKKVKSVQLDGDIFMDYTPDDNRKNL; the protein is encoded by the coding sequence ATGAAGAAATTTTTTTCCGGAATGCTGATGGTGGTTTCCTTACTGCAATTATCTGCACAGGAACTGTATATGCCGAGGAATATCAAAAAGGCTTATGAAAAAGGAACACGCGACAGCTCAGGAGCGCCAGGCAAAAACTACTGGCAGAACAAAGGAGTATATAATGTGGATGTGAAAGTAGATGCCGGTACCAAAATAGTTTCCGGAAAAGAAACCATTGTTTATAACAACAACAGCCCGGATAACCTTGATGAACTGGCCATACGATTTGTGAATAATCTTCATAAACCACAATCGGCAAGATCTGGTTTTGTCTCTAAAGATTTTCTGTCATCAGGACTTAAGATTAAATCTTTCATCGTAAACGGTGAAAAATATGAGATCAACAGTGACGACTGGAGTACGGTTGAAAAAGTAAAACTGAAAACAGCTTTAAAATCCAAATCAAAAGCTGAGGTTAAAATAGAGTGGGAGTACCCATTATCTGTACAGAGTGGAAGAGAGGGTCAGATTGATCCGGAAACATTCTACGTGGCATACTCTTTTCCAAGAATTTCCGTGTATGATGATTATAACGGTTGGGATATGCTTCAGCACTCAGACAGACAGGAATTCTACAATGACTTCAATGATTACAGCTTTGCGATTTCTGCACCCAAAAATTACGTAGTCTGGGCTACCGGAGATTTCCTGAATCCGGAAGCTGTACTACAACCAGAATATTTAAAAAGATATAAAGCTTCATTAAAAAGCGATAAAGTAATGCATATTGCTACCGAGCAGGAAATGAAGTCCGGAAAAGTGACCCTGCAGAACAAATGGAACGTCTGGAAGTTTAAAGCCAGCCACATCACAGATTTCTGTTTTGCAATGAGTAACCATTATGTTTGGGATGCGGCAAGTGTTCAGTTAAAAACAAAAAGAGCAAGCGTGCAGGCCGGATATAAAAACGGGGCCAAAGACTTTGAGCATTATGTAGACTGGATGCGTTATAACCTGGATTGGTTCTCAAAAAACTGGCCGGGAGTAGAATATCCTTATAATGTAATGACTGCTATTCAGGGATATGCAGATATGGAATACCCAATGATGATTAATGATACCAGTATTCCCGATGATCTTAAAGATGCAAGATTAACTGCAGATCATGAAATTGCCCATACCTATTTCCCTTTTTACATGGGAATCAATGAAACGAGATATGCATTCATGGATGAAGGCTGGGCAACCACGCTGGAATATCTTATAGGAATTGATGAAAACGGAGAAGCCGCCGCTAAAGAATTTTATAAAAACTTCCGTGTTAAAAGATGGATCAATGACCCGTCTACAGAACAGGATCAGCCGGTGATTACCATGAGTACACAGGTGAGCGGTGCCGGATACGGAAACAATTCTTATGTAAAAGCATCTTTATCTTATCTGGCTCTGAAAGATTATTTGGGAGATGAATTATTCAAAAAAGCATTACATCATTATATGGACAACTGGAATGGAAAGCATCCGGTTCCATGGGATTATTTCAACTCGATGAATGCAGGATCAGAAAAAAATCTGAACTGGTTCTTCCAGAATTGGTTTTATACCAATAATTATATTGATTTAAAGGTAACCGGAGCATCCCAGATGAATGATATGCTTACCGTAAACGTTGCCAATGTGGGAGGATTTGCCATCCCGTTTGATGCTATATTGGCTTATGAAGACGGAACTACAGAGAAACTGCATTTCTCACCTTCAATTTGGGAAAAAGATCAGAAACTGACCGATCTTGTGATTCCTATCAAGAAGAAAGTAAAATCTGTACAGTTGGATGGAGATATCTTTATGGATTATACCCCGGATGATAACCGTAAAAACTTATAA
- a CDS encoding phosphatase PAP2 family protein → MKKIALASGILLHLYCIKAQDTIQAKTQDTIPARNLKEDIALINSSGCVFNSKTPFFKKQWVKKSIAPAILFTAAAATWGEKENIREVRNRYLPNFKVKYDDYLQYAPAAAVYGLKLAGVKGRNNLGRATLSYGTSLAIMAILVNSIKYTAKVERPDGSKNNSFPSGHAAMAFTNASFLHKEYGMVNPAYSIAGYGSATLTGLGRNLNNRHWVPDILAGAGIGIISTELGYFFIDKIYKNKGDNLSLLSRIQGNDYPSFLALKMGTALGTTNFLKESELDDKKQIGFEGGLEGAYFFSKKWGVGADVSFSSFPIKSQRIIFDDDQDFGDHEIKTQSLGFLSAGIGPYFSHEFSDKWQLMLKVTGGYAATASGKVFVKGSDIDAPNHELQIARYKPKPAFRWNTGASMTYKFNPGLGLTFYTDYNQINSTIRYYFSDDIKDGDELDQELNNMIAKEKISYITLGLRLTAYF, encoded by the coding sequence ATGAAAAAAATAGCACTAGCATCAGGAATACTATTGCACTTATACTGTATTAAAGCACAGGATACAATCCAGGCTAAAACACAGGATACGATACCAGCCAGGAATCTCAAAGAAGATATCGCACTTATCAATTCTTCCGGCTGTGTATTCAACTCTAAAACTCCTTTTTTCAAAAAACAATGGGTAAAAAAATCAATAGCTCCTGCTATTCTTTTTACCGCCGCTGCTGCAACATGGGGAGAAAAAGAGAATATCCGTGAGGTAAGAAACCGATATCTTCCCAACTTCAAAGTAAAATATGATGATTATCTTCAGTATGCTCCTGCCGCTGCCGTTTATGGATTAAAGCTGGCTGGTGTAAAGGGCAGAAACAATCTCGGGAGAGCTACTTTATCTTACGGAACAAGTTTAGCGATCATGGCTATTTTAGTGAATTCCATTAAGTATACAGCAAAAGTAGAACGTCCGGATGGATCTAAAAATAATTCTTTCCCATCAGGACACGCAGCCATGGCTTTCACCAATGCCAGTTTTCTGCACAAAGAATATGGGATGGTAAACCCGGCCTACAGCATTGCAGGATATGGCTCAGCCACCCTTACGGGACTTGGACGGAATTTAAATAACAGGCACTGGGTTCCGGACATACTTGCTGGAGCAGGGATTGGGATTATTTCCACAGAGCTCGGCTATTTTTTTATTGATAAAATTTATAAGAACAAAGGGGATAATTTAAGCCTCTTATCCAGAATACAGGGCAATGATTATCCGTCTTTTCTTGCTCTAAAAATGGGAACCGCATTAGGTACCACCAACTTCCTGAAAGAATCTGAGCTGGATGACAAAAAGCAAATCGGTTTTGAAGGAGGATTGGAAGGCGCTTATTTTTTCTCGAAAAAATGGGGCGTGGGTGCAGATGTATCCTTCAGCAGCTTTCCTATTAAATCTCAAAGAATAATCTTTGATGACGATCAGGATTTTGGTGATCATGAAATTAAAACACAATCCCTGGGATTTCTTTCTGCGGGAATCGGGCCTTATTTTTCCCATGAATTTTCTGATAAATGGCAGCTTATGCTAAAGGTAACGGGAGGTTATGCCGCAACCGCCAGTGGAAAAGTCTTTGTAAAAGGAAGCGATATAGATGCTCCTAACCACGAACTTCAGATTGCCAGATACAAACCGAAACCAGCTTTCCGATGGAATACGGGAGCTTCTATGACTTACAAATTCAATCCGGGATTAGGTCTTACTTTCTATACGGATTATAATCAGATCAATTCTACCATCCGCTATTATTTCAGTGATGACATTAAAGACGGTGATGAACTGGACCAGGAACTTAACAATATGATTGCTAAGGAAAAAATCAGTTATATTACTTTAGGCTTAAGATTAACCGCCTATTTTTAA
- a CDS encoding zinc metalloprotease codes for MKKFLFGALILGFMSACNNDSLTNQNETPQDQEPTIASALKRSCPSEELRAEMLQKNPALRLKAEEIEARTQNFVNDLKVGKVLADGTVEIPVVFNVIYNTSAQNVSDARIAEQIAVLNADYGATNSDINKIPSAFQPVAAGDVKIRFKLVATNRKQNSKTGWKSNLEEMKKASTGGIDATDVNKNMNIWVVNSILDQNGQAGTLGYAYYPENAGQWYDGLVIGYQYIGKTGASAPFNLGRTVTHEVGHYLNLPHLWGSSDAGCQTDYSNDTPVSPGPNYGNPTYPLNRVCGGVSRSQMFMNYMDYVDDKSMVMFSANQKTRMQAVVAAAGPRAGLR; via the coding sequence ATGAAAAAATTCCTATTTGGAGCCCTGATTCTGGGCTTTATGTCGGCATGTAACAACGACAGTTTAACCAATCAAAATGAAACTCCTCAGGACCAGGAACCTACCATCGCAAGTGCTCTTAAAAGAAGCTGCCCTTCTGAAGAACTGAGAGCTGAAATGCTACAGAAAAACCCTGCACTCCGCCTTAAAGCTGAAGAAATTGAAGCCCGTACTCAAAACTTTGTTAATGACCTGAAAGTAGGAAAAGTTCTGGCAGACGGAACTGTTGAAATTCCAGTTGTTTTTAATGTAATCTACAACACTTCTGCTCAAAATGTTTCTGATGCAAGAATTGCAGAACAAATTGCTGTACTGAATGCTGATTATGGCGCTACAAATTCTGACATCAATAAAATTCCTTCCGCATTTCAACCTGTAGCTGCAGGTGATGTAAAAATCCGCTTCAAACTGGTAGCTACTAACCGTAAGCAGAATTCAAAAACAGGTTGGAAATCTAACCTGGAGGAAATGAAAAAAGCAAGCACAGGAGGTATTGACGCTACTGATGTAAATAAAAATATGAATATCTGGGTTGTGAACTCAATCCTTGATCAAAACGGACAGGCAGGAACTTTAGGATACGCTTATTACCCTGAAAATGCCGGGCAATGGTATGATGGTCTTGTAATCGGATATCAATATATCGGGAAAACGGGGGCTTCTGCACCATTCAACTTAGGAAGAACGGTAACTCACGAAGTGGGACATTACCTGAATCTTCCGCACCTTTGGGGTTCTTCCGATGCAGGATGCCAAACAGATTACTCTAATGACACTCCTGTTTCTCCTGGCCCTAACTACGGAAATCCTACCTATCCTCTCAACAGAGTTTGTGGTGGTGTAAGCCGTTCTCAAATGTTCATGAACTATATGGATTATGTAGATGACAAATCTATGGTGATGTTCTCTGCCAATCAGAAAACAAGAATGCAGGCTGTAGTAGCCGCAGCCGGACCAAGAGCAGGATTAAGATAA
- a CDS encoding zinc metalloprotease — translation MKKLLFGALMLGSLTACNNDNISNQNEAQTQPETSSLASKRICPSEEMRKEALQKDPSLRQKIEQIEANAKQFSKNLALGKVLADGTVEIPVVVNVIYKTTAQNVSDARIAEQIAVLNADYGGTNSDASLIPTEFQGVKAGDVKIKFKLINTFRKSTTKTSWSKTDRTNNTMKKASTGGIDATNPTNYFNIWVVGSMPDPQGSILGYATFPEDAGTWKDGVVIAAPYFGKTGASSPFNLGRTATHEVGHYLGLRHIWGDANCGDDLIADTPTQTTANTGTPSYPLYNTCYGVKRSVMFMNYMDYSDDSSLYMFTAGQKTKMQSVTASSGARSGLRVL, via the coding sequence ATGAAAAAACTATTATTCGGAGCTCTTATGCTCGGGTCACTTACGGCATGTAACAATGACAACATTTCTAACCAAAATGAAGCACAGACCCAACCGGAAACGTCTTCACTTGCCTCCAAAAGAATTTGTCCATCAGAAGAAATGAGAAAGGAAGCATTACAAAAAGATCCTTCACTCAGACAAAAAATAGAACAGATAGAAGCTAATGCTAAACAATTCTCCAAAAATCTTGCTTTAGGAAAAGTTCTTGCAGACGGAACTGTAGAAATTCCGGTAGTTGTAAATGTAATCTACAAAACAACAGCACAGAATGTATCTGATGCCAGAATTGCAGAACAGATTGCTGTATTGAATGCCGACTACGGAGGTACCAACAGTGATGCTTCTCTTATCCCTACAGAATTCCAGGGAGTAAAAGCTGGTGATGTAAAAATAAAATTCAAACTGATAAATACCTTTAGAAAATCCACAACCAAAACATCATGGAGCAAAACGGACCGAACGAATAATACCATGAAAAAAGCTTCTACAGGTGGTATTGATGCTACTAATCCTACCAATTATTTCAATATTTGGGTAGTGGGAAGTATGCCGGATCCTCAGGGAAGTATTCTTGGATACGCCACTTTCCCGGAAGATGCAGGAACCTGGAAAGACGGTGTTGTAATTGCGGCTCCTTATTTTGGAAAAACAGGGGCTTCATCTCCATTTAATCTGGGAAGGACTGCCACTCATGAGGTGGGTCACTATTTGGGACTTAGGCATATCTGGGGAGACGCCAATTGCGGGGATGATTTAATAGCAGATACTCCTACACAGACAACAGCTAATACAGGAACTCCATCTTATCCGCTTTACAACACATGTTATGGAGTGAAACGATCTGTAATGTTTATGAATTATATGGATTATTCTGATGACAGCTCACTTTATATGTTCACAGCAGGGCAAAAAACAAAAATGCAATCTGTAACAGCTTCTTCCGGGGCAAGATCCGGATTAAGAGTTTTATAA
- a CDS encoding response regulator transcription factor, translating into MKKSIVIVDDHILIAKALEGIIGNFNEFEVIYVCENGKDLIQKLEEGNTVPDIILLDISMPIMDGFETAAWLSKNHPDIKIMALSMQGDDNSVIKMIKSGAKGYLLKNTHPRDLETALTRLNSDGFFYPDWASKIIFSNLNKETESEIAVRISDREKEFLKYTVTELSYKEIADRMCCSPRTVESYRDQLCEKLDLKTRVGLAVFAIKNGFAN; encoded by the coding sequence ATGAAAAAATCTATTGTAATTGTTGATGACCATATCCTTATTGCCAAGGCACTGGAAGGCATTATTGGTAATTTTAACGAATTTGAAGTAATCTATGTATGCGAGAATGGTAAAGATCTCATCCAAAAACTTGAGGAAGGTAATACAGTTCCCGATATTATTCTTTTAGATATCAGTATGCCCATTATGGACGGTTTTGAAACCGCAGCATGGCTCTCAAAAAACCATCCGGACATTAAGATCATGGCTCTAAGCATGCAGGGAGACGACAACAGCGTAATTAAAATGATTAAAAGCGGAGCAAAGGGCTACCTCCTGAAAAACACCCATCCTAGAGATCTGGAAACAGCACTTACCAGACTGAACAGTGATGGTTTCTTTTATCCGGACTGGGCTTCAAAAATTATTTTTTCTAACCTTAACAAGGAAACAGAATCTGAAATTGCAGTAAGAATTTCCGACAGGGAAAAAGAATTCCTGAAATATACAGTTACAGAACTCAGCTATAAAGAAATAGCAGACAGAATGTGCTGCAGCCCAAGAACTGTAGAAAGCTACCGTGATCAGCTTTGTGAAAAACTGGATTTAAAGACCCGGGTTGGGCTGGCAGTTTTTGCTATTAAAAATGGTTTCGCAAATTAA